The region CCTGGCCACAATCTCCATGGCACAGAAGTCGCCGCACATGGTGCAGGCTCTGGTTCCGGCGGGATTGCGCTTCTCACGATATGCCCGGGCTTTTTCCGGGTCAATGGCCAGATTAATCTGGGCCTCCCAGTCCAGGGCCTTGCGGGCCCGGGCCATAGCCAGGTCCCATTCCCGGGCTCCCGGCACACCCTTGACCAGGTCCGCCGCGTGGGCGGCAATGCGGGACGCCACCACCCCTTCCTTTACATCATCTATGGTGGGCAGTCCCAGGTGTTCAGAAGGGGTTACATAACATAAGAAGTCCGCCCCGGCCATGGCGGCCACCGCTCCCCCAATGGCGGCGGTAATGTGATCGTAGCCGGGGGCAACGTCGGTAACCAGCGGGCCCAGGACGTAAAAGGGGGCCCCGTTGCACAATGTCTTTTGCACCTGCACATTGGCGGCCACCTGGTCCAGGGGAACATGCCCTGGCCCTTCCACCATGGCCTGCACCCCCGCGGCCCGCGCCCGGTCCACCAGTTCGCCCAGTACAATTAACTCCTGGATCTGGGCCCGGTCGGTGGCATCGGCCAGGCATCCCGGCCGCAGGCCGTCCCCCAGGCTCAAGGTGACGTCGTAACGCAGGCATATTTCCAGCAGCCGGTCAAACTGTTCATAAAGGGGATTCTCCCGGCCGTTGTGCAGCATCCACCCGGCCAGGAAAGAACCGCCCCGGCTGACAAT is a window of Desulfofundulus luciae DNA encoding:
- the thiC gene encoding phosphomethylpyrimidine synthase ThiC translates to MTQLLAARAGEVTAAMRRVADRERVPVEEILRKVAAGTVVIPANKNHVGLDPCGIGEGLRTKINANLGTSTAFASIEDELVKLETALKAGADAVMDLSTGGDLDGCRRAIIARSSVPVGTVPIYQAAVEAREKRGSIVKMTADDLFAVIEKQAADGVDFMTVHCGVTMEIIGRLQRQGRVTDIVSRGGSFLAGWMLHNGRENPLYEQFDRLLEICLRYDVTLSLGDGLRPGCLADATDRAQIQELIVLGELVDRARAAGVQAMVEGPGHVPLDQVAANVQVQKTLCNGAPFYVLGPLVTDVAPGYDHITAAIGGAVAAMAGADFLCYVTPSEHLGLPTIDDVKEGVVASRIAAHAADLVKGVPGAREWDLAMARARKALDWEAQINLAIDPEKARAYREKRNPAGTRACTMCGDFCAMEIVARYLGAERVEEC